The Devosia sp. SD17-2 genome includes a region encoding these proteins:
- a CDS encoding folate-binding protein produces the protein MAIILRADRAIYRFSGPDAHRLLNDVLTGHIPTEPGPAAAWALLSPQGKILAEGLAGFFDDTLWLDVHQSVADDFFKRMRMYKLRAKAEIDDLRETHRVGFSASDIPGAQPDRLGPVQLGWRIIAPVEATSDWLTDDTAYHEARIAAGILHQGNDFPANDAFAHDLGLDIVDGIDFAKGCYVGQEVVSRMKHRGTARRRPVIVSNLEAPTGTAIVAGTREAGSVGQVVNGKAVAILRLDRITDLFAVTADGKPVTLSLPAWATYQFGDVAAEE, from the coding sequence ATGGCCATCATCCTGCGTGCCGATCGCGCGATCTACCGTTTCTCCGGTCCCGATGCCCATCGCCTGCTCAATGACGTTCTTACGGGGCACATCCCTACCGAACCCGGCCCCGCCGCCGCCTGGGCGCTGCTCTCGCCGCAGGGCAAGATCCTCGCCGAAGGCCTCGCCGGCTTTTTTGACGACACGCTCTGGCTCGACGTGCACCAATCCGTCGCCGACGATTTCTTCAAGCGCATGCGCATGTACAAGCTGCGCGCCAAGGCCGAGATAGACGATCTTCGCGAAACCCACCGCGTCGGCTTTTCGGCCAGCGATATCCCAGGCGCCCAGCCCGATCGCCTCGGCCCGGTGCAGCTGGGTTGGCGGATCATCGCGCCCGTCGAAGCCACCAGCGATTGGCTCACCGACGACACCGCCTATCATGAGGCCCGCATCGCCGCCGGCATCCTCCATCAGGGCAATGATTTCCCTGCCAACGACGCCTTCGCCCATGATCTTGGCTTGGACATCGTCGACGGCATCGACTTCGCCAAGGGCTGCTATGTCGGCCAGGAAGTCGTCTCGCGCATGAAGCACCGCGGCACCGCCCGCCGCCGCCCGGTGATCGTCTCTAACCTCGAAGCGCCCACCGGCACGGCAATCGTCGCCGGCACCCGCGAGGCCGGCAGCGTCGGTCAGGTGGTCAACGGCAAGGCCGTCGCCATCCTCCGCCTCGACCGCATCACCGACCTCTTCGCGGTCACCGCCGACGGCAAACCTGTCACGCTGTCACTGCCCGCCTGGGCCACCTACCAATTCGGCGACGTCGCCGCCGAGGAGTAG
- the ispH gene encoding 4-hydroxy-3-methylbut-2-enyl diphosphate reductase, with amino-acid sequence MEKRPQLDIMLCAPRGFCAGVDRAIQIVELALQKYGAPVYVRHAIVHNKYVVEGLKDKGAIFVEELDEIPETEAPVVFSAHGVPKSVPADAKSRNMFFLDATCPLVSKVHVEAQRHFAEGHEIVLIGHEGHPEVIGTMGQLPQGAVALIETVADANNFTPRDPQNLAFVTQTTLSVDDTREIVAALQARFPAINGPHKEDICYATTNRQEAIKAVAPMVEAMIVVGSPHSSNSQRLVEVALRSGCRIATLVDRASDIDWSLYGDIRTLGVSAGASAPESLVEEVIDAFAARYEIKVETKTTAIENIAFNIPRVLRDLETAGR; translated from the coding sequence ATGGAAAAAAGGCCACAACTCGACATCATGCTCTGTGCCCCGCGCGGTTTTTGCGCTGGCGTGGACCGCGCCATCCAGATCGTGGAGCTGGCGCTGCAGAAATATGGCGCGCCGGTTTATGTGCGCCACGCCATCGTGCACAACAAATATGTGGTCGAGGGCCTCAAGGATAAGGGCGCGATTTTCGTCGAGGAACTCGACGAAATCCCCGAAACCGAGGCTCCCGTGGTGTTTTCGGCCCATGGCGTGCCGAAAAGCGTGCCGGCGGACGCCAAGAGCCGGAACATGTTTTTCCTCGATGCGACCTGCCCGCTGGTGAGCAAGGTGCATGTGGAAGCGCAGCGCCATTTTGCCGAAGGCCACGAAATCGTGCTCATTGGGCATGAGGGGCATCCCGAGGTTATCGGCACGATGGGCCAATTGCCGCAGGGGGCCGTCGCCCTCATCGAAACGGTGGCTGACGCCAATAATTTCACCCCGCGCGACCCTCAGAACCTGGCTTTCGTCACCCAGACGACGCTGAGCGTGGATGACACGCGCGAGATCGTGGCGGCGCTGCAGGCTCGATTCCCGGCGATCAACGGGCCGCACAAGGAAGACATCTGCTACGCCACCACCAATCGGCAGGAGGCCATCAAGGCCGTGGCGCCGATGGTGGAAGCGATGATCGTGGTGGGGTCGCCCCATTCGTCCAATTCGCAGCGCCTCGTCGAGGTGGCCCTGCGTTCAGGCTGCAGGATTGCGACGCTGGTGGACCGGGCGAGCGATATCGACTGGTCGCTTTACGGGGACATCAGGACGCTGGGCGTGAGCGCCGGCGCTTCGGCTCCGGAGAGCCTTGTCGAAGAAGTGATCGACGCCTTTGCGGCGCGCTACGAGATCAAGGTCGAGACCAAAACCACGGCAATCGAGAACATTGCCTTCAATATCCCGCGCGTGCTGCGCGATCTGGAAACGGCTGGACGATGA
- a CDS encoding putative PEP-binding protein, whose product MFAVAPALGKANLSASQLKMLAGKARWIFRVGEAGFPTVPTIAITRAAWDALQSERARRDTRLRTHWVACLFKLVGKDGKPPLLVVRTSAAIHNGGLQPARVGIPAPAAPGDAVDPGRPLARAIKQAFESYGFPDAAWGNSRSDDDRARQIVLVQAVAEGEVEQFLTRNSITGVLGPAPLNGGAVPRLPDSVDALISLLDAKAGRHMACLVAIHRGQVKFLSARPVQATAAGELEAAVDRVNRKVWSPHNAVSRVDPNRLTQLLHPRLKSAEDATPIATGLGVSPGAASGIITFNAEDAARLRARGKHCILVVNETGPADIEGMKAATGILTARGGMTSHAGVIARITGKPCVAGVRTLSVDTTENVCRIGDREFRPGDRLTIDGSDGTVYLGTLPLAQPHIGGAIGTLLGWSDASRTIAVRTNAESLEAAATALSFGAEGVGLARSEHMFFSPERMVALRRMILSEDEEARRRAIHGLVDFQTGDYSALFGAMNGLPVNVRLFDPPLHEFLPRTDEEIEDTAASLGVAVRALRLRLERIAETNPMLGHRGVRLAITYPEILQMQIQAILAGARAASERQLAPVPVEIMVPFVSTASEVAWVRDHATTIIENSGLARSDRVKFSFGTMIELPRACLRAGEIAGMVDFLSFGTNDLTQTTFGISRDDAPTFLAAYQRKGIYERDPFVTIDEKGVGELIAIAIERGRAANPDLKIGICGEHAGDPTSLKFFSGLGIDYVSCSPYRVPVARLTLAQASG is encoded by the coding sequence ATGTTTGCGGTCGCCCCGGCTCTGGGGAAGGCAAACCTGAGCGCTTCCCAACTAAAAATGTTGGCTGGCAAGGCGCGGTGGATTTTCCGCGTCGGCGAGGCCGGCTTTCCCACTGTTCCCACAATTGCCATCACCCGCGCCGCCTGGGATGCGCTGCAGTCCGAACGCGCACGGCGCGATACGCGCCTGCGCACCCATTGGGTGGCGTGCCTCTTCAAGCTGGTCGGCAAGGACGGCAAGCCGCCGCTTCTGGTCGTGCGCACTTCCGCTGCGATCCACAATGGTGGTCTCCAGCCCGCCCGGGTCGGCATTCCGGCTCCGGCCGCACCTGGAGACGCGGTTGATCCCGGCCGGCCCTTGGCCCGCGCCATCAAGCAGGCGTTTGAAAGCTATGGCTTTCCCGATGCCGCCTGGGGCAATTCGCGGTCGGACGACGATCGCGCCCGCCAGATCGTCCTCGTCCAGGCCGTGGCCGAGGGCGAGGTCGAGCAATTCCTCACCCGCAATTCCATCACCGGCGTGCTGGGCCCGGCCCCGCTCAATGGCGGCGCTGTGCCGCGCCTACCCGACAGTGTCGATGCGCTGATCAGCCTGCTCGATGCCAAGGCCGGCCGCCACATGGCCTGCCTTGTCGCCATCCACCGGGGTCAGGTGAAATTCCTCTCCGCCCGCCCGGTCCAGGCCACCGCCGCCGGAGAGCTCGAGGCCGCCGTCGACCGCGTCAACCGCAAGGTGTGGAGCCCGCACAACGCCGTCAGCCGCGTCGATCCCAATCGCCTGACCCAGCTGCTCCATCCGCGCCTCAAGTCGGCGGAGGATGCGACCCCAATCGCCACTGGCCTCGGTGTCTCGCCGGGTGCTGCGAGCGGCATCATTACCTTCAATGCCGAGGACGCGGCGCGTCTGCGCGCCCGCGGCAAGCACTGCATTCTTGTCGTCAACGAAACCGGCCCGGCCGATATCGAAGGCATGAAGGCTGCCACCGGCATTCTCACCGCTCGCGGTGGCATGACCAGCCATGCCGGCGTCATCGCCCGCATCACCGGAAAGCCTTGTGTTGCCGGCGTGCGCACCCTTTCTGTCGATACAACGGAAAATGTCTGCCGCATTGGGGATCGCGAATTCCGCCCCGGCGACCGGCTCACCATCGATGGCAGCGACGGCACTGTCTATCTCGGCACGCTGCCCCTGGCCCAGCCCCATATCGGTGGCGCCATCGGCACACTGCTCGGCTGGTCCGACGCGAGCCGCACTATCGCCGTGCGCACCAATGCCGAATCGCTGGAAGCCGCCGCGACGGCCCTGTCCTTCGGCGCCGAGGGCGTCGGCCTCGCGCGCTCCGAGCACATGTTCTTTTCGCCAGAGCGCATGGTGGCCCTGCGCCGCATGATCCTCTCGGAAGACGAGGAAGCCCGCCGCCGCGCCATCCATGGCCTCGTCGATTTCCAGACCGGGGACTATTCCGCCCTGTTCGGCGCCATGAACGGCCTGCCGGTCAACGTGCGCCTCTTTGATCCGCCGCTGCACGAATTTCTGCCACGCACTGATGAAGAGATTGAGGACACGGCAGCGTCGCTCGGCGTTGCCGTCCGGGCCCTGCGCCTTCGGCTCGAGCGCATTGCCGAGACCAATCCCATGCTCGGCCATCGCGGCGTGCGCCTTGCCATCACCTATCCCGAAATTCTGCAGATGCAGATCCAGGCCATTCTCGCCGGGGCCCGCGCCGCCAGCGAGCGCCAGCTGGCCCCGGTGCCGGTCGAGATCATGGTGCCCTTCGTCTCGACCGCCAGCGAAGTCGCCTGGGTGCGCGACCACGCGACAACCATCATCGAGAACTCGGGCCTGGCGCGGTCGGATCGGGTCAAATTCTCCTTTGGCACCATGATCGAGCTTCCGCGCGCCTGTCTGCGCGCCGGGGAAATTGCCGGCATGGTGGATTTTTTGTCCTTCGGGACGAACGATCTGACCCAGACCACCTTCGGCATCTCGCGCGACGATGCGCCGACCTTCCTGGCAGCCTATCAGCGCAAGGGCATCTACGAGCGCGATCCCTTCGTCACCATCGACGAGAAGGGCGTCGGCGAATTGATTGCCATCGCCATCGAACGGGGCAGGGCGGCCAATCCCGATCTCAAGATCGGAATTTGCGGCGAACACGCTGGCGATCCCACTTCGCTGAAATTCTTCTCGGGGCTCGGCATCGACTACGTCAGCTGCTCTCCCTACCGCGTTCCGGTCGCCCGCCTCACGCTTGCACAGGCGTCGGGCTGA
- the glyS gene encoding glycine--tRNA ligase subunit beta: protein MPELLLELFSEEIPARFQRRAAEDLKKAVTNALVDAGLVYEGAKAFATPRRLALTVSGLPPRSPDTREEKKGPKVGAPQPAIDGFLRAAGLSSIDDAKIQSDPKKGDFYIALIEKPGADAVELLSAILPKILTDFPWAKSMRWGSGSFNWVRPLRAITATFGTENDEPIVVPFAAAGIESGQTTFGHRFLAPEAIRIKRFDDYVTALERAKVVLDIDRRKDIIRADADQLAFAQGLTVIADEGLLEEVAGLVEWPNVMMGAFDPDFLTLPEEVIIATIRANQKCFCLRDASGKLAPNFIIISNTVPTDGGATIVSGNERVIRARLSDAMFFYNSDLALPLEHGLPKLEETVFHAKLGSQFARIERLVKLAGEIAPQIGADPERAKRAAMLAKADLTTQMVGEFPELQGLMGRYYATAQGEPADIATAMEMHYKPLGPTDQVPTEPISIAVALADKLDLLTGFWSIDEKPTGSRDPFALRRAALGVIRIITENGLKFPLQVDVDLLAFFHDRLKVTLRESGARHDLVDAVISADSNDMLQITQRAEALSALLSSDDGANLLAGYKRAANILAAEEKKDGKAYAGAVDQAALKLPEEIALASAVESVNATVAGHVGKDDYKAAMADLATLRAPVDAFFTEVLVNDADPAVRANRLNLLARLRDTMHLVADFGKVAG from the coding sequence ATGCCAGAACTGCTGCTCGAACTCTTCTCCGAGGAAATCCCGGCCCGCTTCCAGCGTCGCGCCGCCGAAGACCTCAAGAAAGCTGTCACCAATGCTCTGGTCGATGCAGGTCTGGTCTATGAGGGCGCAAAAGCCTTCGCCACGCCGCGCCGCCTGGCGCTGACCGTGTCTGGCCTGCCGCCGCGCTCGCCCGATACGCGCGAAGAAAAGAAGGGCCCTAAGGTCGGCGCTCCCCAGCCCGCCATCGACGGCTTTCTGCGCGCCGCAGGCCTCTCGTCGATTGACGACGCGAAAATCCAGAGCGACCCGAAGAAGGGCGATTTTTACATCGCGCTGATCGAAAAGCCGGGTGCCGATGCGGTCGAGCTGCTCTCGGCTATCCTGCCAAAGATTCTCACCGACTTCCCCTGGGCAAAATCCATGCGTTGGGGCTCGGGCAGCTTCAACTGGGTGCGCCCGCTGCGCGCCATCACCGCCACCTTCGGTACGGAGAACGACGAGCCGATCGTCGTTCCCTTCGCGGCTGCCGGCATTGAATCGGGCCAGACCACGTTTGGTCACCGCTTCCTCGCGCCCGAGGCCATCCGCATCAAGCGTTTCGACGATTACGTCACCGCTCTGGAGCGCGCCAAGGTTGTGCTCGATATCGACCGCCGCAAGGATATCATCCGCGCCGACGCCGACCAGCTGGCCTTTGCACAGGGCCTGACCGTCATTGCCGACGAGGGCCTCCTCGAGGAAGTCGCCGGGCTGGTGGAATGGCCCAATGTCATGATGGGTGCGTTCGATCCGGACTTCCTCACCCTGCCTGAAGAAGTCATCATCGCCACCATCCGCGCCAATCAGAAATGTTTCTGCCTGCGCGATGCCTCCGGCAAGCTGGCGCCGAACTTCATCATCATTTCCAACACCGTCCCCACTGATGGTGGCGCGACGATCGTATCCGGCAATGAGCGCGTCATTCGCGCGCGCCTCTCGGACGCGATGTTCTTCTACAATTCCGATCTGGCGCTGCCGCTCGAGCATGGTCTGCCCAAGCTCGAAGAGACCGTCTTCCACGCCAAGCTCGGCAGCCAGTTCGCCCGCATCGAACGTCTGGTCAAACTCGCGGGCGAAATCGCCCCGCAGATCGGTGCTGATCCCGAACGCGCCAAGCGCGCCGCCATGCTCGCCAAGGCCGATCTCACCACCCAGATGGTCGGTGAATTCCCTGAGCTGCAGGGCCTGATGGGCCGCTATTACGCCACTGCGCAGGGCGAGCCCGCCGATATCGCGACAGCCATGGAAATGCACTACAAGCCGCTCGGCCCGACCGATCAGGTCCCCACCGAGCCGATCTCCATCGCCGTGGCCCTGGCCGACAAGCTCGACCTCCTCACCGGTTTCTGGTCGATCGACGAAAAGCCCACCGGCTCGCGCGACCCCTTTGCGCTGCGCCGCGCCGCTCTGGGCGTCATCCGCATCATCACCGAGAACGGGCTCAAATTCCCGCTTCAGGTCGATGTCGATCTCCTCGCCTTCTTCCATGATCGCCTGAAGGTCACCCTGCGCGAATCCGGCGCCCGTCACGACCTCGTCGATGCCGTTATCTCGGCCGACAGCAATGACATGCTCCAGATCACCCAGCGTGCCGAGGCTCTCTCCGCGCTGCTCTCCAGCGATGATGGTGCAAACCTGCTCGCCGGCTACAAGCGCGCTGCCAACATTCTCGCCGCCGAAGAAAAGAAGGACGGCAAGGCTTATGCCGGTGCCGTCGATCAGGCCGCACTGAAACTGCCGGAAGAAATCGCGCTGGCGTCTGCCGTCGAAAGCGTCAATGCGACCGTGGCCGGCCATGTCGGCAAGGACGACTACAAGGCCGCCATGGCGGATCTGGCGACCCTCCGCGCGCCCGTCGACGCCTTCTTCACCGAAGTGCTCGTTAACGACGCCGATCCGGCCGTCCGCGCCAACCGCCTTAATCTTCTGGCACGCCTGCGCGACACCATGCATCTGGTCGCCGATTTCGGCAAAGTCGCCGGCTGA
- a CDS encoding DUF808 domain-containing protein codes for MSVGLLALLDDIAALAKVAAASLDDVATQAVKASVKAAGAVIDDAAVTPSYVKGFEAKRELPIIGRIALGSIKNKMLFLLPAALLLSYFLPWMITPLLMLGGAYLCYEGAEKVFHLFAPHAADKHEAQIEHTAIEPVDLEEQRVSGAIKTDFILSAEIMTIILSAIDVPDFWTRAAILAVAAIGITVAIYGTVAIIVKADDFGLLLAKSGRTHTGRAIGRAIVVAMPTFMHVLSIVGTAAMTWVGGSIIAHGLYEFGITGPEHVIEAASHWAATTFSAFPGVAGWLATAVVDFFIGLALGALMIPIVQYAITPLWRAVKAVLPKRAVA; via the coding sequence ATGAGTGTTGGCCTGCTTGCTCTGCTCGATGACATCGCAGCACTGGCGAAGGTCGCCGCCGCATCGCTCGACGATGTGGCCACCCAAGCCGTCAAGGCCAGCGTCAAGGCCGCTGGCGCCGTCATTGACGATGCGGCAGTCACCCCCAGCTATGTCAAAGGCTTTGAAGCCAAGCGCGAGCTGCCCATTATTGGCCGGATTGCCCTGGGCTCGATCAAGAACAAGATGCTGTTCCTGCTCCCGGCAGCGCTGCTTCTGTCCTATTTCCTGCCGTGGATGATCACACCCCTGTTGATGCTGGGCGGTGCCTATCTCTGTTACGAGGGAGCCGAAAAGGTCTTCCACCTGTTCGCGCCGCACGCGGCGGACAAGCATGAGGCGCAGATCGAGCACACTGCTATCGAGCCGGTCGATCTCGAGGAGCAGCGCGTCTCCGGCGCCATCAAGACCGACTTCATCCTCTCTGCCGAGATCATGACCATCATCCTCTCGGCCATCGACGTGCCCGATTTCTGGACCCGCGCAGCGATCCTCGCCGTGGCGGCCATCGGCATCACCGTGGCGATTTACGGCACTGTGGCAATCATCGTGAAGGCCGACGACTTCGGTCTGTTGCTGGCCAAGAGCGGCCGTACGCACACCGGCCGTGCCATCGGCCGGGCCATCGTCGTCGCCATGCCCACTTTCATGCATGTGCTCAGCATCGTCGGCACCGCGGCCATGACCTGGGTCGGCGGCTCCATCATCGCCCATGGTCTTTATGAATTCGGCATCACCGGGCCGGAACATGTCATCGAGGCCGCGTCGCACTGGGCGGCAACGACCTTCTCGGCCTTCCCCGGCGTCGCGGGCTGGCTCGCCACCGCCGTGGTGGACTTCTTCATCGGCCTTGCCCTTGGTGCGCTGATGATCCCGATCGTGCAGTATGCCATCACGCCGCTCTGGCGCGCCGTGAAAGCGGTGCTCCCCAAGCGCGCCGTGGCTTAA
- a CDS encoding HD family hydrolase, with product MSRTASRAWQRMLSGRRLDILDPSPVDVELSDIAHGLARVARWNGQTIGDYPFSVAQHSVLVLEVFRAANPDASVHAQLQTLLHDAPEYVMGDIISPFKAAMGGNYKDVENRLLSAIYLRFSLPATQPAAIAKLIKKADREAAYFEATNLAGFEAAEARRLFGEPSFPAFDVDAFDRLIRPWPTREAHDRFTAAFEELVALIPHA from the coding sequence ATGTCCCGAACCGCCTCCCGCGCCTGGCAGCGTATGCTGTCCGGCCGCCGCCTAGATATTCTCGATCCCTCGCCCGTCGATGTCGAACTTTCCGACATCGCCCACGGCCTCGCGCGCGTTGCCCGCTGGAACGGCCAGACCATCGGCGATTATCCGTTCTCAGTGGCCCAGCATTCCGTCCTCGTGCTGGAAGTCTTCCGCGCCGCCAATCCGGATGCCAGCGTCCACGCCCAACTCCAGACGCTGCTCCACGACGCGCCCGAATATGTCATGGGCGACATCATCTCGCCCTTCAAGGCGGCCATGGGCGGCAATTACAAGGATGTCGAGAACCGGCTGCTGTCCGCCATCTACCTGCGCTTTTCGCTGCCGGCCACTCAGCCGGCGGCCATCGCAAAGCTGATCAAAAAGGCCGACCGCGAGGCCGCCTATTTCGAAGCCACCAATCTGGCCGGCTTTGAAGCCGCTGAAGCGCGGCGCCTTTTCGGCGAACCGAGCTTTCCCGCCTTCGACGTCGATGCGTTTGATCGCCTGATCCGCCCCTGGCCGACGCGCGAGGCGCACGACCGCTTTACTGCGGCCTTTGAAGAGCTTGTGGCGCTGATCCCTCACGCCTGA
- a CDS encoding dihydroorotase, translated as MAQYDTIFKNATVVNHDGEGLADIAVKNGRIVALGNVTGDAAEVIDCTGLHILPGVIDSQVHFREPGLTHKEDLESGSLAAVMGGVTGVFEMPNTNPLTTTRETFEAKIAAGTNRMHCDFAFYIGGTHDNVGELAELEKLPGCAGIKVFMGSSTGSLLVQDDAGVEAILRAISRRAAFHSEDEYMLEERKHLRVPGDPSSHPVWRSPEVAMSCTTRLVNLARKTGKRIHVLHISTKEEIVYLADHKDVASVEVTPHHLTLDETAYDRLGTYVQMNPPIRDAVHREGIWKGVSNGVADVLGSDHAPHTREEKDHPYPESHSGMTGVQTLVPTMLDHVNAGKLSLQRFVDMSSHGPNRIFGIANKGRIAVGYDADLTVVDMKRRETITNEWIKSRAGWTPYDGVTVTGWPVGTVVRGNRVMWDGELVAPHVGQPMRFIEAL; from the coding sequence ATGGCGCAGTATGACACGATTTTCAAGAACGCCACCGTCGTCAACCACGATGGCGAGGGGCTTGCCGATATCGCGGTCAAGAACGGGCGCATCGTGGCGCTGGGCAATGTCACGGGCGACGCGGCGGAAGTGATCGACTGCACGGGGCTGCATATCCTGCCCGGCGTGATCGACAGCCAGGTGCATTTTCGCGAGCCGGGGCTGACGCATAAGGAAGATCTCGAGAGCGGATCGCTGGCGGCAGTGATGGGTGGCGTCACGGGCGTTTTCGAAATGCCGAACACCAATCCTCTGACCACAACGCGCGAAACCTTTGAGGCCAAGATCGCGGCGGGCACCAACCGCATGCACTGCGATTTCGCCTTCTATATTGGCGGCACGCACGACAATGTCGGCGAGTTGGCCGAGCTCGAAAAACTGCCGGGCTGCGCGGGCATCAAGGTGTTCATGGGCTCGTCCACCGGCTCGCTGCTGGTGCAGGACGACGCCGGGGTGGAGGCCATTCTGCGCGCCATTTCGCGCCGCGCCGCCTTCCATTCGGAAGACGAATATATGCTCGAGGAGCGCAAGCATCTGCGCGTGCCGGGCGATCCGTCGAGCCATCCTGTGTGGCGCTCGCCGGAAGTGGCGATGAGCTGCACAACGCGGCTGGTGAACCTCGCCCGCAAGACCGGCAAGCGCATCCATGTGCTGCATATCTCGACCAAGGAAGAGATCGTCTATCTCGCCGACCACAAGGATGTAGCCTCGGTGGAAGTGACGCCGCACCATCTGACGCTCGACGAAACCGCCTACGACAGGCTCGGCACTTATGTGCAGATGAACCCGCCGATCCGCGATGCGGTCCATCGCGAGGGCATCTGGAAGGGTGTGTCCAACGGCGTGGCCGACGTGCTGGGCTCGGACCATGCGCCGCATACGCGCGAGGAAAAGGATCACCCCTATCCGGAAAGCCATTCGGGGATGACGGGCGTGCAGACGCTGGTGCCGACAATGCTGGACCACGTCAACGCCGGCAAGTTGAGCCTGCAGCGCTTTGTCGACATGTCGAGCCATGGCCCGAACCGGATTTTTGGCATCGCCAACAAGGGCCGCATCGCGGTGGGCTATGACGCCGACCTGACCGTCGTGGACATGAAGCGCCGCGAAACCATCACCAATGAGTGGATCAAATCCCGCGCCGGCTGGACGCCCTATGATGGCGTAACCGTCACCGGCTGGCCGGTGGGTACGGTAGTGCGCGGCAATCGCGTGATGTGGGATGGTGAACTGGTAGCCCCGCATGTGGGGCAGCCGATGCGGTTTATCGAGGCGCTGTAA
- a CDS encoding GNAT family N-acetyltransferase has protein sequence MSDLDLFETERLVLSGWRMDQVDDLVRLHGTERATRYLTTLGVPYTREQCEEAVAHWIDLFETHQFGKLRVRRKSDGQMVGRAGFGVYPPTGEPEIGYTLFEEFFGNGYATEAAAGLRDWFFANDKGSHFIGMAHVENAPSLAILTNIGMEKTHVATDHYGLPCQFHILRRPAA, from the coding sequence ATGAGCGACCTCGATCTTTTCGAGACCGAGCGGCTGGTGCTGTCCGGCTGGCGCATGGATCAGGTCGATGACCTTGTGCGCCTGCACGGCACCGAGCGGGCAACGCGCTATCTGACGACGCTGGGCGTGCCCTATACCCGCGAGCAGTGCGAAGAAGCGGTGGCGCACTGGATCGATCTCTTCGAGACGCACCAGTTCGGCAAGCTGCGTGTGCGGCGGAAGTCAGACGGGCAAATGGTCGGTCGTGCCGGGTTCGGCGTCTATCCGCCGACCGGGGAGCCTGAGATCGGCTACACGCTGTTCGAGGAATTTTTCGGCAATGGCTACGCCACCGAGGCGGCGGCGGGCCTGCGCGACTGGTTCTTTGCCAATGACAAGGGCAGCCATTTCATCGGTATGGCCCATGTCGAGAATGCGCCGTCTCTCGCCATCCTGACCAATATCGGCATGGAAAAGACCCATGTCGCGACCGACCACTACGGGCTGCCCTGCCAGTTCCATATCCTGAGGCGCCCTGCGGCATGA
- the rnhA gene encoding ribonuclease HI: protein MSETVIIHTDGACSGNPGPGGWGAILQFGQHRKELKGGEQLTTNNKMELTAAIEALNALTRPCTVDLHTDSQYVKNGVQSWMHGWKRNGWKTADKKPVKNVELWQALDEATKRHQISWHWVKGHAGDELNERADELAREGMAPFKGRKTGGFTPPV from the coding sequence ATGAGCGAAACAGTCATCATCCATACCGACGGCGCCTGTTCGGGAAATCCGGGGCCCGGCGGATGGGGCGCTATTCTGCAGTTCGGTCAGCACCGCAAGGAGCTCAAGGGCGGCGAGCAGCTGACCACGAACAACAAGATGGAGCTGACCGCAGCCATCGAGGCGCTCAATGCCCTCACGCGCCCCTGTACGGTCGATCTCCACACCGACAGTCAGTACGTCAAGAACGGCGTGCAGAGCTGGATGCACGGCTGGAAGCGCAACGGCTGGAAGACCGCCGACAAGAAGCCGGTGAAGAATGTGGAGCTTTGGCAGGCGCTGGATGAAGCCACAAAGCGGCACCAGATTTCCTGGCACTGGGTGAAGGGCCACGCCGGCGACGAACTCAACGAACGCGCCGATGAACTGGCCCGCGAGGGCATGGCCCCGTTCAAGGGGAGAAAGACCGGGGGCTTTACGCCGCCGGTTTGA